The following coding sequences are from one Candidatus Borkfalkia ceftriaxoniphila window:
- a CDS encoding nucleoside recognition domain-containing protein, translating into MNILFLAMFILSAVAVAVRSPDAFLPALLEGAGNAVTLSVALVSVYAVWLGFLKVCEHCGILNGFSKLVKPAMSRLFRVSDETALGLITVNVTANMLGMGGAATPAGVSAMERLDGIGSPAYCKSMLFVVNTASIQLLPTTVIALRAQYNSAAPYDILLPVLVSGAAALILGILAVKLVYGRNKT; encoded by the coding sequence TTGAATATTTTATTTTTAGCGATGTTTATACTTTCTGCCGTCGCCGTGGCGGTCAGATCTCCCGACGCCTTTCTTCCGGCTCTTTTGGAAGGGGCGGGGAACGCGGTCACGCTGTCGGTCGCGCTCGTTTCGGTGTACGCTGTATGGCTCGGCTTTTTGAAGGTGTGCGAGCATTGCGGGATTTTGAACGGCTTTTCCAAATTGGTCAAGCCCGCCATGTCCCGATTGTTCCGCGTGAGCGATGAAACGGCGCTGGGGCTGATCACCGTCAACGTGACGGCAAACATGCTGGGCATGGGCGGCGCTGCCACGCCCGCGGGCGTTTCCGCCATGGAACGGCTGGACGGCATCGGCAGCCCCGCATACTGCAAGTCCATGCTCTTTGTCGTGAATACCGCGAGCATTCAACTTCTGCCCACGACGGTCATCGCCCTGCGCGCGCAGTACAATTCCGCCGCGCCCTATGATATTTTGCTGCCCGTGCTCGTTTCGGGCGCCGCGGCGCTGATCCTCGGGATCCTCGCGGTCAAACTCGTGTACGGGAGAAACAAGACATGA
- a CDS encoding cation:proton antiporter codes for MFLSVLRVLAAIVIAFGVGKLVTLIKLPAILGWLIAGMALGPFALKLVDAPILDAVWYESAIHILECAVGLLIGTELVWKKIKKTGKQTVITTFTQSIGTFLLVTLVFDIIFFFTDVPLYLGFIFGGIALATAPAPAISIVREFKTAGPVTDTLLPMAALDDMIGVVVFFTVVSVVSSRLSAAAVPVYAVVLSVVLPLVIGVLFGLLAGLLFKSAKKRAGLMLVLISTLLLSAGAGFAADYLLMPAPMLNYMLIGMAFSAVFSNMVSEEKLHEITAGFSPVLAFSMIAVILNLGMPLDFRLILGAGVFTAVYILARAAGKYLGAFAGAAMTRSPKTVRNFLGLTLLPHSGVSLVFTGIAASMLAVPAPECAALIQGTIAAAAIINEIIAVIVAKKAFQWAGELNKKTT; via the coding sequence ATATTTTTATCCGTTCTGCGCGTTCTCGCCGCCATCGTTATCGCTTTCGGCGTGGGAAAACTGGTCACGCTTATAAAACTGCCCGCCATTCTCGGCTGGCTGATCGCGGGCATGGCGCTGGGGCCGTTCGCGCTGAAACTGGTCGACGCACCCATACTGGACGCCGTATGGTACGAGAGCGCGATACATATTCTCGAATGCGCCGTAGGGCTTCTGATCGGCACAGAACTTGTGTGGAAAAAAATAAAAAAGACGGGAAAGCAGACGGTCATTACCACCTTTACCCAGTCGATCGGCACGTTTTTGCTGGTGACGCTGGTATTCGATATCATCTTTTTCTTTACGGACGTGCCCCTGTATCTCGGCTTTATTTTCGGCGGGATCGCCCTCGCCACGGCGCCCGCGCCCGCAATTTCCATCGTGCGCGAATTCAAGACCGCAGGCCCCGTTACGGATACGCTCCTTCCCATGGCGGCGCTCGACGACATGATCGGCGTCGTCGTGTTCTTCACCGTCGTTTCCGTCGTGTCCTCCCGCCTGTCCGCGGCGGCGGTGCCCGTGTACGCGGTCGTGCTCTCCGTCGTACTCCCGCTCGTCATCGGCGTGCTTTTCGGCCTTTTGGCGGGGCTTTTATTCAAATCCGCCAAAAAACGCGCGGGACTGATGCTCGTGCTCATAAGTACCCTGCTCCTTTCGGCGGGCGCGGGGTTCGCCGCCGACTATCTTCTGATGCCCGCCCCCATGCTCAATTATATGCTCATCGGCATGGCGTTTTCCGCCGTGTTCTCCAATATGGTTTCCGAAGAAAAACTGCACGAGATCACCGCGGGATTTTCGCCCGTTCTGGCATTTTCCATGATCGCGGTCATTCTGAATCTGGGCATGCCGCTGGATTTCCGTCTGATCCTCGGCGCGGGCGTGTTTACCGCCGTATATATCCTCGCGCGCGCGGCGGGGAAATACCTCGGCGCGTTTGCGGGCGCCGCCATGACGCGCTCGCCCAAGACCGTGCGCAATTTCCTGGGACTGACGCTCTTGCCGCATTCGGGCGTTTCGCTCGTGTTTACGGGCATCGCCGCCTCCATGCTCGCGGTCCCCGCGCCCGAGTGCGCGGCGCTCATTCAGGGCACCATCGCGGCGGCCGCCATCATCAACGAGATCATCGCCGTGATCGTCGCAAAAAAAGCCTTTCAATGGGCGGGCGAACTCAATAAAAAGACAACGTAA
- the nifU gene encoding Fe-S cluster assembly scaffold protein NifU, whose amino-acid sequence MQYTDKVMNAFQNPKNVGEIENADGKGMIGSEACGDIMEVSIKVENGVITDAKFRTFGCAAAIATSSTATEMIKGMTVEEALSVTNKKVIETLGGLPPQKIHCSVLAEQAIKAAIEDYRSKQSVRA is encoded by the coding sequence ATGCAATATACGGATAAAGTCATGAACGCCTTTCAAAACCCCAAAAACGTGGGCGAGATCGAAAACGCCGACGGCAAGGGCATGATCGGCAGCGAGGCGTGCGGCGACATCATGGAGGTTTCCATCAAAGTGGAAAACGGCGTCATTACCGACGCGAAATTCCGCACGTTCGGCTGCGCGGCGGCGATCGCAACCTCATCGACCGCGACGGAAATGATCAAGGGCATGACGGTGGAAGAGGCGCTTTCCGTCACCAACAAAAAAGTCATTGAAACGCTGGGCGGGCTGCCGCCGCAAAAGATACACTGCTCGGTGCTGGCGGAACAGGCGATCAAGGCGGCGATCGAAGATTACCGTTCCAAACAGTCTGTCCGTGCGTAG
- a CDS encoding nucleoside recognition domain-containing protein, whose translation MNLFVYLIPALFVVVFIVAAIRKVKVYDSFAEGVKGAIPLVVSLFPFVAAVLILSQLFEASGLSDGLQSLLAPVFRLVGVPEEIGKLALVKPFSGSGATALLSEIFQKYGADSYIARCACVAYGSSETVFYVAAVYFASVREKKLAVPIAIALCANFIALVFGCFLCRFF comes from the coding sequence ATGAATCTGTTCGTCTATCTGATCCCCGCGCTCTTCGTCGTGGTGTTCATCGTCGCGGCGATCCGCAAAGTGAAGGTGTACGACAGTTTCGCCGAGGGCGTAAAGGGGGCGATCCCGCTCGTCGTGTCGCTGTTTCCGTTCGTCGCCGCAGTATTGATCCTCAGTCAGTTGTTTGAGGCGAGCGGGCTTTCCGACGGACTGCAAAGTCTGCTCGCGCCCGTCTTTCGGCTGGTCGGCGTGCCGGAGGAAATCGGAAAACTCGCGCTGGTCAAGCCGTTTTCGGGCAGCGGCGCCACCGCGCTCCTTTCGGAAATTTTTCAAAAATACGGCGCGGACAGTTATATCGCCCGCTGTGCCTGCGTCGCGTACGGTTCGAGCGAAACGGTCTTTTACGTGGCGGCGGTATACTTTGCTTCGGTCAGGGAAAAAAAACTCGCCGTCCCCATCGCCATCGCCCTATGCGCCAACTTCATCGCGCTCGTGTTCGGCTGTTTCCTATGCCGTTTTTTTTAG
- a CDS encoding TatD family nuclease-associated radical SAM protein: MNTYTYELDGNLYVNLTNKCTNDCAFCVRNEKASYYGYKLWLDKEPTAEEVIAQIPDVKKYREIVFCGFGEPTIRLAELLRVADYVKGRGGVTRLNTNGQGNLIHKCDITAQLAGKVDKINVSLNEADEDSYETLCKPAFGKAAFGALQDFARGCKKNGIDVWFSVVDCIGEEKIAKCRMIAESCGVPLRVREMITDS, translated from the coding sequence ATGAACACCTACACTTACGAACTGGACGGCAATCTGTACGTCAATCTGACCAACAAATGCACCAACGACTGCGCGTTTTGCGTGCGGAACGAAAAGGCGAGTTATTACGGATACAAACTCTGGCTGGATAAAGAGCCGACCGCCGAAGAGGTCATAGCGCAGATCCCCGACGTGAAAAAATACCGCGAGATCGTCTTTTGCGGTTTCGGGGAACCGACCATACGCCTTGCCGAACTTCTGCGCGTGGCGGATTACGTCAAGGGCCGCGGCGGCGTGACGCGACTGAACACCAACGGACAGGGAAATCTCATTCATAAATGCGATATTACCGCGCAACTTGCTGGGAAAGTGGATAAGATCAACGTGAGCCTCAACGAAGCGGACGAGGATTCGTACGAAACGCTGTGCAAACCCGCTTTCGGGAAAGCCGCGTTCGGCGCCTTGCAGGACTTTGCGCGCGGGTGCAAAAAGAACGGCATCGACGTATGGTTTTCCGTCGTGGACTGCATCGGCGAAGAAAAGATCGCCAAGTGCCGAATGATCGCCGAATCCTGCGGCGTTCCTCTCCGCGTGCGGGAAATGATCACGGACAGTTAA
- a CDS encoding TatD family hydrolase has protein sequence MYIDTHAHLNYENKYGDERALMENIRDAGVDEVIAVGWDLASSRLAKAVATRYEGVYFAAGIHPSDTAKAAESDYDGVEALLSDEKAVAVGEIGLDYHYDGTDEAAQKAAFVRQMEIAHAHGLPFVIHSRDAAEDTLSLLKQNRGKLLYGAVMHCFSGSAETAKELLKLGLYISFAGPVTFKNAKKLAETAKIVPSDRILAETDCPYLAPEPYRGTLNTPANVALVTKKLAELRGESVEKTAADIKRNAHALFYKMNRG, from the coding sequence ATGTATATCGACACGCACGCCCATCTCAATTACGAAAACAAATACGGCGACGAGCGCGCGCTGATGGAAAACATCCGCGACGCGGGCGTGGACGAAGTGATCGCAGTAGGCTGGGATCTCGCGTCGTCGCGCCTCGCAAAGGCTGTTGCGACTCGATACGAGGGCGTATATTTCGCCGCGGGCATTCATCCCTCGGATACCGCGAAAGCGGCGGAGAGCGACTATGACGGCGTCGAGGCGCTACTTTCGGACGAAAAGGCGGTCGCCGTGGGCGAGATCGGGCTGGATTACCATTACGACGGCACGGACGAGGCGGCGCAAAAGGCCGCGTTCGTGCGGCAGATGGAGATCGCGCACGCGCACGGGCTGCCCTTTGTCATTCACAGCCGCGACGCGGCGGAAGACACCCTTTCCCTCTTGAAACAAAACCGCGGCAAACTTTTATACGGCGCGGTCATGCACTGCTTTTCGGGCAGCGCGGAAACGGCGAAAGAACTGTTGAAACTGGGGCTGTATATTTCCTTTGCGGGGCCCGTCACCTTCAAAAACGCGAAGAAACTGGCGGAAACGGCGAAAATCGTGCCTTCCGACAGGATCTTGGCGGAAACAGACTGCCCCTATCTCGCGCCCGAACCTTACCGCGGCACGCTGAACACGCCCGCGAACGTTGCGCTCGTGACGAAAAAACTGGCGGAACTGCGCGGCGAAAGCGTAGAAAAGACCGCGGCGGACATCAAACGGAACGCGCACGCGCTCTTTTATAAAATGAACCGAGGCTGA
- a CDS encoding TetR/AcrR family transcriptional regulator, whose translation MQQKEKNELSREKILSAAIAEFGKKGYDGGSVNDMCAENKISKGLIYHYFGSKEALFCACLRRCFGKMEACLRAALPEDKGLKAGLRAFTGARRAFFDENAPERALFFQTLLNPPKALYDKVKEAKRSLDDFTVQYFGRLLQNARLRKGVTGEDALGYLVSFEEMFHLSMRQKEEEPENVAGKHEELLEKWLEILFYGVIEKEQ comes from the coding sequence ATGCAGCAAAAAGAAAAGAACGAATTGAGCCGCGAAAAAATTCTTTCGGCGGCGATCGCGGAATTCGGGAAAAAGGGGTACGACGGCGGCAGCGTCAACGACATGTGCGCGGAAAATAAGATCAGCAAAGGGCTGATCTACCATTATTTCGGCAGCAAAGAGGCGCTGTTCTGCGCGTGTCTTAGGCGCTGTTTCGGGAAAATGGAAGCGTGCCTGCGCGCGGCGCTTCCCGAAGATAAGGGCCTGAAAGCGGGATTACGCGCGTTTACCGGCGCGCGCAGGGCGTTTTTCGACGAGAACGCGCCCGAACGGGCGCTGTTTTTCCAGACGCTGCTCAACCCGCCCAAAGCGCTTTATGACAAAGTGAAAGAAGCAAAGCGCTCTCTGGACGATTTTACCGTGCAATATTTCGGCAGACTCCTCCAAAACGCACGCCTTCGGAAAGGCGTTACGGGCGAGGATGCTTTGGGGTATCTCGTTTCTTTCGAGGAGATGTTTCATCTTTCCATGCGGCAAAAAGAGGAAGAGCCTGAAAATGTTGCGGGAAAGCACGAAGAACTTTTGGAAAAGTGGCTGGAAATCCTCTTTTACGGCGTGATCGAAAAGGAGCAATAA
- the metG gene encoding methionine--tRNA ligase has product MSEKKPYYITTAIAYTSSKPHIGNTYEIVLTDCLARFKRKEGYDVRFQTGTDEHGQKIEDKAKEQNVTPKQFVDKVAGQIREIWDLMNVSYDRFIRTTDVDHETQVQKIFKKLYDQGDIYKSEYEGLYCTPCESFWTPSQLVDGKCPDCGREVKPAKEEAYFFKMSKYAPKLIEYIESHPDFIQPASRKNEMMNNFLKPGLQDLCVSRSTFRWGIPVSFDSRHVVYVWLDALTNYITGLGYDADGNSGELFEKYWPADAHIIGKDIIRFHTIYWPIFLMALDLPLPKHVFGHPWLLMDGLKMSKSRGNVIYADELVKVFGVDAVRYFVLNDMPYDNDGNITWELVNERVNSDLANNLGNLVSRTAAMSGKYFGGVLHDAGESEPLDEQLKSAAVSLYKKVAAKMDEFKVSDALDEIFSLLRRCNKYIDETAPWVLAKDESKQARLATVLYNLSECIVIAASLLSPFLPETAEKIAKIFGCSLRNFDRLDTFGLLPDGTKVIADAEKLFMRRDYKDVEAKYAAMHPETEQKSAPEQKKKNEPAYPAEISIDDFAKVKMQIAEVIACEKVEKSDKLLKSTVKIGAETRTVVSGIAKFYTPEEMIGKKVVMITNLKPAKLRGIVSEGMILCAENERGELRLLAPEKDIEDGSGIF; this is encoded by the coding sequence ATGAGCGAGAAAAAACCTTATTATATTACGACCGCGATCGCGTACACCTCCTCCAAGCCGCACATCGGCAACACGTACGAGATCGTGCTGACCGACTGCCTCGCGCGCTTCAAACGCAAAGAGGGATACGACGTGCGCTTTCAGACGGGCACGGACGAGCACGGACAGAAGATCGAGGACAAGGCGAAAGAGCAGAACGTCACGCCCAAACAATTCGTGGACAAAGTGGCGGGGCAGATCCGCGAGATCTGGGACCTGATGAACGTTTCCTACGACCGCTTTATCCGCACCACAGACGTCGACCATGAAACGCAGGTGCAGAAGATCTTTAAAAAACTGTACGATCAGGGCGATATTTATAAGAGCGAATACGAAGGGCTGTACTGCACGCCCTGCGAATCCTTCTGGACGCCCTCGCAACTCGTAGACGGCAAGTGCCCCGACTGCGGGCGCGAAGTCAAGCCCGCCAAGGAAGAGGCGTATTTCTTCAAAATGAGCAAGTACGCGCCCAAACTCATCGAATATATCGAGAGCCACCCCGATTTCATTCAGCCCGCTTCGCGCAAGAACGAAATGATGAACAACTTTTTAAAGCCCGGCTTGCAGGATCTGTGCGTTTCGCGCTCCACTTTCCGCTGGGGCATTCCCGTTTCCTTCGACAGCCGCCACGTCGTGTACGTTTGGCTGGACGCGCTGACCAACTATATCACGGGACTCGGTTACGACGCCGACGGCAACAGCGGCGAACTGTTCGAAAAATACTGGCCCGCCGACGCGCATATCATCGGCAAGGATATCATCCGCTTTCACACCATCTACTGGCCCATCTTTCTGATGGCGCTCGATCTTCCCCTTCCCAAACACGTTTTCGGGCACCCGTGGCTTTTGATGGACGGATTGAAGATGAGCAAATCCCGCGGCAACGTCATTTACGCCGACGAACTCGTAAAGGTGTTCGGCGTGGACGCGGTGCGCTATTTCGTACTCAATGATATGCCCTACGACAACGACGGCAATATCACCTGGGAACTCGTCAACGAGCGCGTGAATTCCGACCTCGCCAACAATCTGGGCAATCTCGTCAGCCGCACGGCGGCAATGAGCGGCAAATATTTCGGCGGCGTATTGCACGACGCGGGCGAAAGCGAGCCTTTGGACGAGCAACTGAAAAGCGCGGCGGTTTCCCTCTACAAAAAAGTCGCCGCGAAAATGGACGAATTCAAGGTTTCCGACGCGCTGGACGAAATCTTTTCTCTCCTGCGCCGCTGCAACAAATACATCGACGAAACGGCTCCTTGGGTTTTGGCAAAGGACGAGAGCAAACAGGCGCGCCTTGCCACCGTTTTATATAATCTTTCCGAATGTATCGTCATCGCCGCCTCGCTGCTCTCGCCCTTCTTGCCTGAAACCGCGGAAAAGATCGCCAAAATATTCGGCTGTTCCCTGCGCAATTTCGACAGGCTCGATACGTTCGGGCTTTTGCCCGACGGCACGAAAGTGATCGCGGACGCGGAAAAACTGTTCATGCGCCGGGATTATAAGGACGTGGAGGCGAAATACGCGGCGATGCACCCCGAAACCGAGCAAAAGAGCGCGCCCGAACAAAAGAAAAAGAACGAACCCGCATACCCCGCGGAAATTTCCATCGACGATTTCGCCAAAGTAAAAATGCAGATCGCGGAGGTGATCGCCTGCGAAAAGGTGGAAAAATCCGACAAACTGTTAAAATCTACCGTAAAGATCGGCGCGGAAACGCGCACGGTGGTGAGCGGCATCGCGAAATTCTATACCCCCGAAGAGATGATAGGCAAGAAAGTGGTGATGATCACCAACTTGAAGCCCGCAAAACTGCGCGGCATCGTCAGCGAGGGCATGATCCTCTGCGCCGAAAACGAGCGGGGAGAACTGCGGCTTCTCGCTCCCGAAAAGGATATCGAGGACGGCAGCGGCATTTTTTAA
- a CDS encoding pyridoxamine 5'-phosphate oxidase family protein, with protein sequence MRRAERAIAGADDVFETLLRCDALSLALCGEDAPYVVPVNFGAERKDGKIVLYLHCADGGKKLELLKKDPRASICAFRQFGVYGADSPCSYTADYESVCGSGRAEIVTDEPSRLHALRVLLSHYTDRVFENESFEPRALAHTVIIRIVLDAVSGKRRIVRK encoded by the coding sequence GTGCGTAGGGCGGAACGGGCGATCGCGGGCGCGGACGACGTGTTCGAAACGCTCCTCCGCTGCGACGCGCTGAGCCTTGCCCTTTGCGGCGAAGACGCGCCTTACGTCGTGCCCGTAAATTTCGGCGCCGAACGAAAAGACGGGAAAATCGTCTTGTACCTGCACTGCGCCGACGGCGGAAAAAAACTGGAACTTCTGAAAAAAGATCCGCGCGCAAGTATTTGCGCCTTTCGGCAATTCGGCGTGTACGGGGCGGATTCGCCGTGCAGTTATACCGCCGATTACGAGAGCGTCTGCGGCAGCGGCAGGGCGGAGATCGTGACGGACGAGCCCTCGCGTCTGCACGCGCTGCGCGTGCTTTTGTCGCACTACACCGACCGCGTTTTCGAAAACGAAAGTTTCGAACCGCGCGCGCTCGCGCATACGGTCATCATACGCATCGTTCTCGATGCGGTTTCGGGAAAACGGCGCATTGTCCGGAAATGA
- a CDS encoding homocysteine S-methyltransferase family protein codes for MRFKDFLQENIVVFDGAFGTMLQRETSVGTLPELVNIERPDLVLKIHRQYAAAGADVISADTFGANAYKAGSYELSGKLIRAGVKLAREAAKDKFVALDLGPVGKLMEPAGPMTFDEAYDIFAHAVEAGKEGADLILLETMTDLYELKAALLAAREHSDLPVIASMTFEQNLRTFMGCDAVCYALTASPLADAIGVNCSLGPAQLLPVAEKILEFTDKPVIMQANAGLPDAAGNYNVSADEFARACEGFIEKGVRIVGGCCGTTPEYIRKLREIADAAKPQPTPFRRVSAVCSARKRVVVDGVKVIGERINPTGKKAMKAALLTGDTDFISRQALEQAEAGAEILDVNAGLPEIDETKTLVKIVRHLQTVTDLPLQIDCGKADAIEKALRYYCGKAIVNSVNGEDKVMDAILPHVARYGAAVVGLTIDEKGIPKTCAERVAIAEKIIARAKEYGIPEEDVYIDCLTLTVSAEQAQAKETLAAIAEIKRRHNVKTVLGVSNISFGLPARPVVNHAFLLAALYAGLDLPILNPNVAENRQAVAAFNVLTGRDTNCAAFTQMFAAAPEPAQKSAPLSDGKAERDIFYCIEKGLPRARAATAELLKEREPLAVINEFLIPALNKVGDLFESGKLFLPQLIAAAESAKGCFEEVKLHFKGGESANRGTIVLATVQGDVHDIGKNIVKTVLENYGYAILDLGKNVPCELVAETCRKQNVRLCGLSALMTTTVPNMEETIRLLRAACPRCKVMVGGAVLSEEYAKKIGADFYAKDANASVKIAEEVFGK; via the coding sequence ATGCGATTTAAAGATTTTTTACAAGAGAATATCGTCGTGTTCGACGGCGCTTTCGGCACCATGCTGCAAAGAGAAACGAGCGTCGGCACCCTTCCCGAACTCGTCAATATCGAAAGGCCCGATCTCGTTTTAAAGATCCACCGCCAATACGCCGCCGCGGGCGCGGACGTGATCTCGGCGGATACCTTCGGCGCGAACGCCTACAAAGCGGGAAGTTATGAACTTTCCGGAAAACTCATCCGCGCGGGCGTGAAACTGGCGCGCGAGGCTGCGAAGGACAAGTTCGTCGCGCTCGATTTAGGCCCCGTGGGAAAACTCATGGAGCCTGCGGGTCCCATGACCTTCGACGAGGCGTACGATATTTTCGCGCACGCCGTCGAGGCGGGAAAAGAGGGCGCTGATTTGATCCTCCTCGAAACCATGACCGATCTTTACGAACTGAAAGCCGCCCTTCTGGCGGCGAGGGAGCACAGCGATCTCCCCGTGATCGCCTCGATGACCTTCGAACAGAACCTGCGCACCTTTATGGGCTGCGACGCGGTTTGCTACGCGCTGACCGCCTCGCCGCTCGCGGACGCGATCGGCGTGAACTGCTCGCTCGGTCCCGCACAACTTCTGCCCGTCGCGGAAAAGATTCTGGAGTTTACCGACAAGCCCGTTATCATGCAGGCAAACGCGGGACTTCCCGACGCGGCGGGAAATTACAACGTGAGCGCGGACGAATTTGCGCGCGCGTGTGAAGGGTTTATCGAAAAGGGCGTGCGCATCGTGGGCGGCTGCTGCGGCACCACGCCCGAATATATCCGTAAACTGCGAGAGATCGCGGACGCTGCCAAACCGCAGCCGACGCCGTTCAGACGCGTATCCGCGGTGTGTTCGGCGAGAAAGCGCGTCGTCGTCGACGGCGTGAAGGTGATCGGAGAGCGCATCAATCCCACGGGCAAAAAGGCGATGAAAGCGGCGCTACTTACGGGCGACACGGATTTCATTTCCCGCCAGGCGCTCGAACAGGCGGAGGCGGGCGCGGAAATTCTGGACGTGAACGCGGGGCTGCCCGAGATCGACGAAACAAAGACGCTCGTCAAAATCGTCAGGCATTTGCAGACGGTGACCGACCTTCCCCTCCAGATCGATTGCGGCAAGGCGGACGCCATAGAAAAGGCGCTCCGTTATTATTGCGGCAAGGCGATCGTAAACTCCGTCAACGGCGAGGATAAGGTGATGGACGCGATCCTCCCCCACGTCGCGCGCTACGGCGCCGCCGTCGTGGGGCTGACCATAGACGAAAAAGGGATCCCGAAAACGTGCGCGGAGCGCGTCGCCATCGCGGAAAAGATCATCGCGCGCGCCAAAGAATACGGCATCCCCGAAGAGGACGTGTACATCGACTGTCTTACCCTGACCGTGAGCGCCGAACAGGCGCAGGCGAAAGAAACGCTGGCGGCGATCGCCGAGATCAAGCGCCGCCATAACGTAAAGACGGTGCTGGGGGTGAGCAACATTTCCTTCGGGCTCCCCGCCCGCCCCGTCGTCAACCACGCGTTCCTTCTCGCCGCCCTGTACGCGGGGCTGGATCTGCCCATTTTAAACCCGAACGTCGCCGAAAACAGGCAGGCGGTCGCGGCGTTCAACGTGCTGACGGGACGGGATACCAACTGCGCCGCCTTTACGCAAATGTTCGCAGCCGCTCCCGAACCCGCGCAAAAGAGCGCGCCCCTTTCGGACGGCAAGGCGGAGCGGGATATATTTTACTGTATCGAAAAGGGCCTGCCCCGCGCCCGCGCGGCAACGGCGGAACTTTTAAAGGAACGCGAACCGCTTGCCGTCATCAACGAATTTCTGATCCCCGCGCTCAATAAAGTGGGAGATCTGTTCGAGAGCGGGAAATTGTTCCTGCCCCAACTCATCGCCGCGGCGGAGAGCGCAAAGGGATGTTTCGAAGAGGTGAAACTGCACTTCAAAGGGGGCGAAAGCGCAAATCGGGGAACCATCGTGCTCGCCACCGTACAGGGCGACGTGCACGACATCGGCAAAAACATCGTCAAGACGGTTTTGGAAAATTACGGCTACGCCATTCTCGATCTGGGTAAAAACGTGCCCTGCGAACTGGTCGCGGAAACCTGCCGCAAGCAAAACGTGCGCCTTTGCGGACTTTCCGCGCTGATGACGACGACCGTGCCCAATATGGAAGAAACGATCCGACTGCTCCGCGCGGCGTGCCCGCGCTGTAAGGTGATGGTCGGCGGCGCGGTGCTCAGCGAAGAGTACGCGAAAAAGATCGGCGCCGACTTTTACGCCAAGGACGCCAACGCGAGCGTAAAGATCGCCGAAGAGGTGTTCGGAAAATGA
- the rsmA gene encoding 16S rRNA (adenine(1518)-N(6)/adenine(1519)-N(6))-dimethyltransferase RsmA, with product MENLATILRKHGFSFKKQFGQNFISDTNLLENIVALAGIGKTDTVVEIGCGAGTLTRALAAAAGKVIGFEIDEKLKPVLAETLADRDNTEIRFADFMRADLKSFEKETGPYSVVANLPYYITSPLVMRFVEEAEKVQKLVVMVQDDVARRFCAREDTPDYGAITAAIALRADAEIVKYVPRKMFYPVPNVDSAVVKLTFRENRIPVKDRKMYRDAVRCAFLSRRKTLENNLISYFSLSREKAKEILRRADVPEMARGETLSPVRLANLADALSDYGVQKK from the coding sequence TTGGAAAATCTCGCAACAATCCTACGCAAACACGGTTTTTCCTTTAAAAAGCAGTTCGGACAGAATTTCATTTCCGACACGAATCTTTTGGAAAACATCGTCGCCCTCGCAGGCATCGGCAAAACGGATACGGTCGTGGAAATAGGCTGCGGCGCGGGCACCCTGACGCGCGCGCTCGCCGCGGCAGCCGGAAAAGTCATCGGGTTCGAGATCGACGAAAAGTTAAAGCCCGTGCTCGCGGAAACGCTTGCGGATCGCGACAATACAGAGATCCGCTTTGCGGATTTCATGCGCGCGGACCTAAAGTCTTTCGAAAAGGAAACGGGTCCCTATTCGGTGGTGGCGAATCTGCCCTACTACATCACCTCCCCCCTCGTGATGCGCTTTGTCGAGGAGGCGGAAAAAGTGCAAAAACTGGTCGTCATGGTGCAGGACGACGTGGCGCGGCGCTTTTGCGCGCGCGAGGATACTCCCGATTACGGCGCGATCACGGCGGCGATCGCCCTGCGCGCGGACGCCGAGATCGTCAAATACGTGCCGCGGAAAATGTTTTATCCCGTGCCCAACGTGGACAGCGCCGTCGTAAAACTCACGTTTCGCGAAAACCGCATTCCCGTAAAGGATCGGAAAATGTACCGCGACGCGGTGCGCTGCGCCTTTCTTTCGCGGCGCAAGACGCTGGAAAACAATCTGATCTCCTATTTTTCCCTTTCCCGCGAAAAGGCGAAAGAAATCCTGCGGCGCGCGGACGTGCCCGAGATGGCGCGCGGCGAAACGCTCTCGCCCGTAAGACTTGCCAATTTAGCCGACGCCCTATCGGATTACGGCGTACAGAAAAAATAA